ATGAACAATTAGACACCACAGCTGAGATGCAGTATGACTCTTGGTTACATTTATAAATAAAGGAGACTTGATCACTGTAAAATTAAGCGCAACTAAAAGGGATGTTCCCAAATTATGGATGCAATAAGAGCCTGAGAATGTATTATAAATGACATGTTTTGTTCCCCTTTTGcaggtgactagtgattttgagggCCTCAGgatttgggtgctcaacttgagacattTTAAAGTGGCCGGGTATTTAGGGCATGCTGAAGATCAGACCCTTTTAAGGGTTCTCACAATGGGCACTAAAAAATGGAGGCACTCAAAATacctggtcacttttgaaaattttgggtgATCTCTTTTGGAAATTTGCTTTTCAGCTCCCTAAAAATATGTTTCTCGTGGTTGTGAGTGTGATGATAAAACAGTAGCAAATTGATAAGGCCAGAACTGGGCTTAACACTAACATACCTTTCCATGTCTTTAGGAACATGAGGTCTTCTGGGCTTTCAAGAGGAAGAACTGGTGGACTGCATAGACATTAACAACAATTTGTGTGACGAGAGTGGGACCTGCGACAGGAAAGTCTTCGCTTTGGATATATACGTTAAATCTTCACCAGTTGCTAGAGGGCAGAAAATTACCAGACATGTCCATAGCCCTCAAGCAAGTTTTTAATAAGGACAAGACCTTCCGTCCCAAACGCAAATTTGAACCTGGGACCCAGAGGTTTGAGCTCCATAAACGAGCACAGGCCTCGCTGAACTCAGGAGTGGACCTGAAAGCAGCTGTGCAGCTTCCCAATGGAGAAGACCTAAATGATTGGGTGGCAGTTCACGTGGTTGACTTTTTCAACAGGATCAACCTGATCTATGGAACTATCTGTGAGTTCTGCACAGAGAGGACCTGCCCGGTGATGTCTGGGGGCCCTAAGTATGAGTACCGGTGGCAGGATGACTTGAAGTACAAGAAGCCCACTGCACTGCCAGCACCCCAGTATATGAACCTTCTCATGGACTGGATCGAGGTGCAAATCAACAATGAGGACATATTCCCTACTAGTGTGGGTGAGTCCAAGCAAAGCCTAGAACCACAAACCGTATTTCACTCTGTGTGCCTGGAATGCTCCATTTCTTTTCCTAATAGTAATGGCTCTTGAATTCAGAGTGTTAGACACTGGAGTGCTGCTGAGGAGGTGTCAGGCATTCCACAGGAGTAGCATGTCAAAAGATGAAGTtagcttgctttttaaaaaaaaaatatttaaaatcttttccGCCTAGCCACTCATCCCTGGTAAGCCACTTAGCTTAATTATTTAGGGGTGGCAACAGCAAAGGCAGCAATACCCTAGTAACCTATCTGAACCTTCCCTCCCTTGCACCTTAAGTAGCCATTGACACCTATACAAAGTGAGCATTAAAAGCTACCTAATCAGAATACTGATCGtggcattttacatccacttcgCTAAGGTGGAAATGGCTGTGCACAgtgcaagacagtggagaatcaggatcACAGTGTGGACTGTTATCCATGGTCCCTTTGCCCCCTCTTCTATCCCCCAtgaaaagaagaagagagggaaaagcaAGCAACTACTCTCTGGAAGCAAAAAATTCCAAATCGTGTCTGTGCCCAAGTCTTTATGACGGcgactgctgctgctcactgTGGATGCTACATTTTTCCTTAGTCACTTTTCAAGGTAGAACTGCACTTTAGAGGAGTTTTTGATTTAacaatttctttttattatttctaaCTTGTTGCAAATCTCAAAGCTGTGTGATTATCCTAAGGGATGAGGGAAGATTGTGTTTATCAGCGTGAGGTTCAGAAAAGATCTGGCTTGATTGAAGTAGAGTAGCAACGGGAGGGTGATACTGACATCAAGTGGTTAGAAGATTATTCAGGCTGGCATAGTTTAGAAGGGTTTGTTAGGAGGTGAGAACATGCAGCGAGATTGCAAATATCAGTAAGCTCTGCTGACCTTTGGATTGCCTACTGCCCAGCTCTGATCATCATGTGGGTGGGCAGACTTGTTGTGGGTTTGTGTTCCAGAGACTTGTCCTTATTCCTTTCCTCTCGTTGCACATCAGTATGAAAGGTGGTGGTTACAGGCTGTAACCTAAACTCCTCGAGTTCATCGCACAGCAGGAAGAAGGCAGGTTTCAAAGGAAGCTGTGCCTCATTTTATGGGCAGCCGGAAGTGGTTTTGATTTCTCCAGGTCTCCTTTGAACTGTCACTGAAATGTATGTGGGCTTTGTTGTACTGTGGTTGTGTGATGGCCTGTCGCAGTGTTTCACTTCCCTTTGGTAATATCAGTGACATTTTTTTATATGTGCAGAAAATATTTATGGTCAATTCTGTTGCTTTGGGAGAGGCAGATAACATGTTGACAGCTTTATTGAACCAACAACAAATCTATAATACCCCAGCTTTCAGCTCTAATAATCTCCTTCTTTGGAAGAGGTGACTGGAGGAAAATTTTGTCCTGAAAGCTTGTGAATAATGAATTATTTGTTAGTCCAATGAGAGGAATCATCTTGTTATCCTTGTCTACTTTGTTGTTAAATTCCCAAAGCCTCTTTGTTAATAAAAGCAGTTAGCTGGTGTCTAGGAGGTGGATTCCCCACTGCCTAGTCCAGAGTGAACCTCTCAGAGCTCTGTGGGAAAGTGCCAAGTCCTGTCATTTTCAGTCCATTCCGAAATGAAAGTCAAACAAAACAAGGGGATCCATAATACCCCTCTgccagcttcctcctcccagcAGCCGTCTCCTGTTTGTGTATTGCATCAGGTGAAGAGAGAgatctgggaggggaaagaggctgCTGCCCGTTGTATCGCTCTGAAAGTCTGAGGTGCCGAGCACAGCTCTGATATAAGTGGGATTGGCCAGTGCTCAGTCTCTCTCTCGGTCCTAGTGGCATCATGGGAGCACAGCACAAAATGGACCTGTTTGCTTCACTATTGACAGAGTGGGATGGTGAAACTCAATGAGGATTTAACAcgtgctgctgctcctctggtgGGTCTGCACTTTGGCCAAGTGTGAAAGGTAGAGGGCAGGAGGCAGTGGTGATCAGAGGGAGAAGGGAGCGATAGCAGTAGGTAGCCCTTCCACACCACTGGGAGGTGAGGAAAGAGAGGGTAGGTCAGGACTGGTCGATGTTTGTCAGAAGTAAGGATGGTGAAATGAGGCTGACATCACTGTGCTTGTGCAGCCTAGACCTTTCATCAGTAACGTGAGCTGGGGGACCTGACCTGCTTCTTGCCCCATAGCACTGGGCACGGAATTTCAGGTAATGGTGGAGCAGCTCCATGCCACCTGGATCTTGATAATTTGGCCAGGAAGGCAGATCACTTGTGGGGTGAGTTATAAAGAGCACAGTGCCAATTCACAGACTAATTTCCATCACTCATTCACACAAttgactcttttctgcttttacacaTGGTTACACACCTCTGAGACATAGGCACTTCAGGAAGAGATTTTATGGATACCCTACTGAAGCATTATTGAATAATAATGCCTTTTTCTTAGTTTACCAGACATATTTCCTGCTCTGAGTACATCTGTACATAAGTACCATGCAGTGTTGACTGCAGGCAGTAGTTTATGATTTGGATTGGTTGTTAAGGTTtagattttggatgcccaacgtGAGTGAACTTAGGTGCTGACATTTAGAAATGCAGAGCATCAGTTGACTTGGACAAGAGTTACAGATGCTTGccacctctgcaaatcaggccctacGCATCCCAAGTTAGGGACCCCAGGTTCATAGCCCAGTGAAAGTTTGGACCTAAGTGTTGCCATGTGAGTCAGTTTTGCCTTAGAGGTTAGAGCTGATGCTCAGGCATCAGAACTTTTGGGTTCCATTCCAAGATCAGTTAGTGACTCCTTGGGAAACTTTGGgaaacttttctgtgcctcagtttctacaTATGGAAAATGGAGATCATTGCCACCCAACAATTAATGTATTGCTTGGAAAGCTCTTGGAATAATAGCTGTGCTTAGCTGGCACATTCCATCCATGTTCTGCCTTTCACTGTCCTCACTGTATGAGACAGAATCTTTGGGACATTGCTGTGCCATGGTTGCTACCGGAGCTGGCCCTGGACCAAATTGTGCCCCAGGCAAGGAGTGTGTTTGGCGCCTCCCCCTtctatttgttaaacttttgaataccttacaGCACTCCAGGCGGAtcgcctgcccctaaatctggccctggttGCTGTGTCTGAGTCGCAGCCCCCTGTGCGTGTTCTCTTTTCTATTATCTCGATTCTCcttattttcattctgaaaaattaatcacagtgGAATTCTAAATGCTCATTCCTTGAAGCAACTGAAATTGATTACAAATGGACATCTGAGCAAAAGAGGTTTATCTGTGCCATGCACTATTGTTGCTACTGCAGTAGTTTTAAAGCACAGCGAGCATTGTTATACTTCTTTTTAAGCTGTCTTTACGCTGCAGCTACCTCTGTGATCataaaaaggagggagaaaagggTCTGCAAAAATAAACTTTGCATCGTAAAAGTCTGGCTGTTAATGGAGGGATTAATTtacagctgtgcatctctgcaGTGCACAGTCCCccattcctttaaaaaacatGTGTCCTTTGTACAGGATTTGAGCTGCCGTTTCCATTAGCAAGTGAATTTACCTAAGGGAATCCAGAGAGGGATTTGTAATGGCAATCCATAAAAACTGTACACATTTCCAAAACTAATCCTATTAAATAACACCCTCTTTAATTTTATATACATCATGCAGACTATTTAGAGTAGGATTTCCATAATTGCTATTAAACACAGATTTTACTGAAGAGCTACTTGAAGGAGTTGAAAAATAATTTCAGGAGGGCCTGTCCTGTTGGATTACTTTTTGTATCGGTTTTGggtgttttcctttcctttgtggTTAAAGAAACTGTAACTAGGAACTGGGTGAGTTAAAATGAGATTGTTACTGATTTATAACACAGACATCTGTATATATTTACTCTCATCCCTGGGCCCCCATTAGGGTCAGTCTGTGTGTTTCCTGTGGTCTATGACCATTTCCTTTTGTGCTTTCTGCAGTCATTCTTAGCCATTCATTTGCTGAtctcacagtctctctctctctctctccctccctccctcctgctagCATCTGCTGTTGCTAACACACAGGAATGACTGGATGATGAGAGCAGGACCTGCTATGGGAATGGAGGTGCTGATAGCAGAGTGCTGAGTGGCTAACAAAACCACTTGGCTGAAGATAAGGCACACATCCTTCTGACAGTGTGAAGCCTTAAAAGGTCTCTTGTGGTGATAGCCTCTTGCTGTGAAGAGCAGTTTCCTTAATTTTCCCCCCCTGTTCTCAGTTTTTTTGAATTTTTGTGAAGTGAGATTATAGCATGTCCGAGGCTAACAGTTCTAGAGACCCAGGgttgcccgggggggggggaggggggaggcaatttgccctgggcccctcaggggccccgcgagccctggcccggcggtgatccgggtcttcggtggcatttcggcgctgaggggcccttcagtcgctccgggtctttggcagcatttcggcagcgagaggcccttcagtcgctccgggtctttggcggcatttcggtggcggggggcccttcagtgctgctgaagatgcag
This genomic interval from Gopherus evgoodei ecotype Sinaloan lineage chromosome 6, rGopEvg1_v1.p, whole genome shotgun sequence contains the following:
- the MOB3B gene encoding MOB kinase activator 3B, translating into MSIALKQVFNKDKTFRPKRKFEPGTQRFELHKRAQASLNSGVDLKAAVQLPNGEDLNDWVAVHVVDFFNRINLIYGTICEFCTERTCPVMSGGPKYEYRWQDDLKYKKPTALPAPQYMNLLMDWIEVQINNEDIFPTSVGVPFPKNFLQICKKILCRLFRVFVHVYIHHFDRIIIMGAEAHVNTCYKHFYYFVTELNLIDRKELEPLKEMTTRMCH